The Taeniopygia guttata chromosome 9, bTaeGut7.mat, whole genome shotgun sequence genome segment GCTTGTTTTTACACCCAGCATCCTTGCTGGGGGACTCTGGCTGTGCCTTTGGTCCCTCTTCTGTCTGTGTGTTGCCAGAAAACACCTGAGAAACTTGGATTTAGCTGGCACTGAATTTGTTTGACAGAGATATACAAATGAGAGATGATCCATCTGAATTCCCCAAGCTGAATTTCTAGTGCTGGAagtcaaaagagaagaaagaacagaagGTTTTGCTGTGTAAATTCAGCAAATGTGGTTTGGAGTCATTTAGAGAAGTTTGTGACTCAAAACAAATCATGCTGTCTACTTTAAAGAGAAAGATTTAATTCTCAggatatttttgtgtttctacTACTAAAGCCTGAAGAGAATCAGGTTTTAGAGGTGATACTTTTCTAACAATTTTACTCTCTTTATTATACTTAGGGCTTGTTGTTACACTGACAAAAACCAACGAAAACCCCTAAAAGAATCACACCAGAGTTCAGATTTCAGCATTTTATGCTGCCAAGGGATCTATGGTTTCAAGGCAATTATGTGACAGGGCCTGGCTTTGCAGTGTGATCTCAGTACATGAGAAGGAGAGCTGGAAACATGCAGAGATCTCCAGTTTTACTGGAGCTGCTACATGCTGGGCACACCTAGGACAATTCAGTGtactggaaaaagaaagactCAGATTTGCAAGAATTCAATGCAGTTGTTTTGTTGCAGTGTTTCAGCAACTTTTTCAACTGCTGTAGGAATGGAGAGCAAGTCTTGGAAATCTGGGTTGGAACTGCTTGCCTTTGGATAAGACTTCGTGTAGTAGCAGAGAAAAGGCACTGTCTGTAAAAGGTTCAGAGTGGAGGTATTAGGATCTTCTAAAAGACATGgcatattcttttttttttttttttttttggtacgATGAAATATTGAGAAAAATTTCCCAGCCAGTGTCAACCTGGGCGAAGGGGAAATGAACCATAGTAACACAACAAATAAACAGATCAAAGGTATCAGAAAAATACCAAAGtcttcattttttcccagtaaCACCAGGCAATTATAGATTAATACAGATACTGGTTGTTTGAACTCTCATTAATCTACAAGGGCAGTCATGTGTGGTGCCCTTTCCAGAGCTCAGCTAGCATCTGGCATAATTATTGGCTGCATCTTTTTCAGTAATGAGTTGATTGTGATGGCAGAGCTGCTTAATAAGCATCTGTATGGTTTCATCTGCAGGATGCAGATATCCAAGCCCACAGAGAGCTGATCTGAGAGCCCAGATGTCCAAGCACCCTGCTGTCCTTGGGGAGGGCAAGCCAGAAGTTTAAACACTGAGTTTCTACCTAgagatgccagcagctcttcATGGGCTGCTGAGGGACCCACACTCGTTTCTGGATCTGACACTGCAGGATGGGGCGTTGcttgaggtgggagcagctgcttCCCTCTTCAGTGTGGCAAAATGCAGCTCTGAAATAGAGCTGCTGAGAGCACCTCCGGGAAACTGGAGAGGGGCACTGAGCactggcactgctgtgccaaAATGAAACTTGAGTTTCATTTCAGCACACtgcacaaaagagaaaatatatacatttttaatatatagcTCATAGGACCAGACAACCTGCAGCGTTTCtctgttctctctctctgtttgcTTTCATAGGAATGTTTCATGGGTTTACTTGAactcacatttttaaaaagagaaaacagtgtGATCTTGATGTGGTGATCGTGGGCATCTGTGGTGTTTGCAGTTCCCAGAACTAGAACTGGACTTCACCCATGTGCTGAACTGGGTAAATTCCGTCTTGGTTGAAATGAAGATTAACCGTGGAACAATGTCTCTCACTCACAAGTGTGATTTTCCAGGTGTCAGAAATACGAAAATGGAATGAGTGGACTACAGCCTGAATGTGaacaaaaaaaggcattttctcctatttttttttaacatggaaaTCCAGCTGTCCTTGAAGCTGTTGTGCTTCAACAGCTGTGGGGGAAAACCAGCTGCTTTTTCATATCTGCCACTGAGGCAGTGGctcacctgcagctgcctgccctgggcagcaccTCTGGGCACCAGCTGGGTGCCACGGAGCAGATTGCAAGGTGGCTGCATGGGTGGGAATTCTCATGGGAAATGCCATTTCTCACGCCTCTGGGATGTTCTTTGCCCCATAGGAAGCTGGCCATTGCATGTATCTCCAGAAATGGGGCTTGAAAACCTTGCAGAAGCACCGAGCTGGGCTGAGGAGAAGCTAAATAGCAGGATGTGCTTGTTTCAAAACACCTGCTTCATGGGCAAGCTTTGACACTTGTCATGAGGTCTGCAGGCGTGCCCTgcctccccacagctctgcctttcaTGCTTTAAATGAGTGAGCACGGTGACCTTCGGCGCAGGCAGCGCTCCCAGGGACAGTGGGCATGTGTGAAAGGTGCTGGCTGAGGGGTTTCTGCAGTGAAGggtgtcagctggtgccaatGAGACAATGTGGATGTCACCCTGGTGCCCCTTTACAGACATAGAGCAGGTCTGACTCAGTTACTGAGCTCATTCTTGGCAGGATGGGGCCTCACCTTGGAGCAGTGGGTGCTGGAGAAAGCAGTGCCATTCCTAGGACCTCTTGGTGAGGCAGAAATGacagtgattaaaaaaagaatgaatTTAAAATCTACAGGTCCAGCATGAATTTGGCTCTGGTGATCCCTCTGTCACGCCATATGCTGCAGTGAGTACTGCCAGcgtttcttcttttttatttttaatatatatatatttaaaatgaaataaaagaaagaaaaacctttgACCGAAGGGGCAAAAGGTAATAAATTGTGCCACTGCAGGAGCACAGAATCaccttgcagggcctgaagtACATCAGTGCTTGGCTGCTGCCCACCTGGTTCACCTTTTTGCTTCCTGTGCGTGCGGCAGCAGCTGAGAGGCACCTGTGCAGCAGGATCGGGTCTCGTTTCACATTCTGACTTCCTCACATGAAAGGCACTCGAGAAATGCCACTATTCTTAGTCTTTTCAGGTGTGCCTCGGTGCTAACACTCTTTAGTCTCTGTGCTGGCCTGATGTTCAAGAGATAAATTGCTTGTGGGAACCTGACGTAGCCATGCCTTAGGGGTGAGCTTGATTTCTCAGGAGTTTTCGAGTTAACACTGAGGTTACAGAGCTGTGAAAGCTCATTGCATAACATTTGTGGCCATCAGTTCCTAGGAGTGATTTTCCAATGCAAAAAGCTTTCTTGCAgacagaaaagcatttaattatGTGTTCAGAAGCAGCACGGGAGCCTTCACTTAATGTTCTCCATAGTCAAACGTTATATCACTTTAAAAAAGTaggtgggttttggttttggtttcttctgTTTCCCACACACCTTTACAGGACATAAAGTTTTAGCTGCTTACAAAAGCAGTTTACAAAACAGCTGAAGAAAGCTGCAATGTGAGAAGCAGTGGCAGAGGGCACAACCTTTAATagtgctgggcagggacacccacagagcagcctggggacacctctgggGAGATACCCAAAATCTTGCCTTGAGCAAGAACAGGGGTCAAAGAGGGGTTTATGTGCCTCATGTGATTCTTATGCTGGGAGCAGGTTTGTGTCTCTGGACTGCAGCACCTCGGACTGCCCAGGCAGATGCTGTCCCTGACAGCAGGCTCAGCTCAgcctctgtgctctgctgcagctcctctgctcctcttcctctctcttcctcccccctgcacacacagcagctgagcagcaagAGAAGTTGCTGCACCTTTTGGTAACTGAGCCTTTGCCTGTTCTCTCCAGGCTCTGGTTTTTGGCAGTGCTAGGAGAGCGGCCAGAGCAGTGTGTGTGGAGCTTGTGCTTCTCCACATGTTCAGCAAGCACACAAATTTGAAAGCCAGCCAAGCCGGCTTTCCCATTTGTTCTGTTGTGTAAATAACAGACAGGCAGGTTTCTTTTCAGTTTGCTCAGGGCATCACATTTCTGCCCCTCTTCCCCCATGGGAAGTcctcaggagctgtggggactCTGGTTTCTCCTGCTGGACTTGCCAGTCCCTCAGAGGACGCtgcctctgctgggctctgctccctgtgttGGGGTGGAAGGATGGAGAGCGTGCCCAAGACTCACAGAAAGCAATTAGTCTGAAGTGGAAAATTaatgtgagggggaaaaccTCAGCAAAACCACTTTGGTGAGACAGACAGAAGTCTGTACCTCTGAGTAGCCTGGGTTTGTCTTTCGTTTGCATGTGCTTGAGGCAGGCTGAGTTGTGGTGTTGCAGAATAACCCCTGAGTGAAATATCCTGGCGGGTTTGGGTCTCTCTGAAGATCAGTTTCAATCTTCCAGCCCATTTCAGCTTCTTGTCACGATCTCGAGGCTGCCTCAGGCAGTGAGATGGCTGCTCTTCTCACTTTGAAGTTTCCTGAAAACTTGAAATTACTTGATATGACAAACTACTAGAGTGACATTTATTAGGCTTTCTTTGTGGTTGTTCATCCTCGCATGGAAAACTGTctggtttatatttttaactaATGTATTTAATCATAGTGAAAAGATGTTGGAGTGACTCTCCAGGCCCATCTGGGCTCACTGTGGCCCCTTGTGAGAAGGCAGGAGACTGACAGTGCTTGGATCTAGGCTTGGGCCCTCCCTTGGTGCCTTCGAGCTCATAAATCATACATCACAAAAGCAAAGGTAAAGTTCatgtatggaaaaaaatcatatacTAGATCTTCTACTTGCTATTAAACCAgttgaatttcctttttttgatgTCACTGttgttgaaaatatttcagaagggACTTCTTGGGCAATAGAACTTTTCAAAAAGTCTGGCATTGCTTTGATGCTACTTTTATAGCATTAGAAATCAGTTCTGTGCACAAGCAGGGAAATGAAGATGATAAAACCCACCAGGCAAAGGGACAGGAAAAGAATTTGGGGAACAAATCCTGTGTGGTTTTGTCTGCTgggagtttttgtttgtttaagtTGGAGGTTGGGTTTTTCGTCCAAACTACTTTTGTGCTCTTCTGTCTTTCTTTGTAAAATACAGATTGGGGAATCACACTGATGGTTGAACAAATGTGAATTGGAGAATGTTGGAGTAATCAGCCATTGATAAAAATGCCCTCAAGAAAAATCAGCTCTGTTCTATGTTATGGAGGCCTGTGGGATTTGGCCCAGTTGGAGAAGTTTAattggatgaaaaaaaaaaaaattgttttgtgaATATTTTCACCTGTGGCCTGAAATGGCTGCGTCCagaaaaattaatgttaaaCACAGCTCCTCTGTAAGGTCCATGGTTAATTGTGCAATTGTGGTCTTGTCCAATTCACAGAAGAGAGTGGAACTGAAAATGTAACTTTTAAAGGCATTGGTTTTGGTGCTTCTGGTTAGcacttgatttttatttttttccactaagACAGTGCTTCTTTGACTCTGTAATACTGCTGAAGCACTGGGAGGAAACCTGAGTATGTGAGGGCTTCACATTCAGCTTTCCATCACTTTTCTGTGTATTAAAAATAACACCAAGAGAGAAGAAACCATTTCTGCTGCACGGAAGCTTTGTATCTGCTCAGGAagatttgtgtttttaaaatgtcaaatgCTTTTCGGTTTTATTCACCAACAAAATTGCTCTGTATCTTCCCAAGCTGCAGAAggatttttattgctttgtcCTGGTATAAAACTACAACCAACTGGAGATGCTCCAGAGTTAACAGTGGATTTCCCACAGGAGCCTGCATGTAAAATTCTGATTTAGAAAGAAATGTATTCTTAGCTGCAGGTCAAAGACAGGACTTAAGTGTATTATTTGAATGTAAGTTCATCTTGAAAAGCTGTGAATTGAAAGTGACACCTTCTTGCTCAAAAGACCTGTGCTTTTTTGTGCTAAAAATTAGGACTACTGTAACAACCTGTAAAATCAACACAGCTGggctttcttccttctttctcttaatttcattttcacttcatTTCTCAAATTTCAAGCACACTTAGCGAGGCTGCTCTCATTTACTTATACAACAGGCAAAATTCAGACCAatgaaattatatataaaaacattttaggCCCACAAAGAAGAGGCACTGGTGGCaataaatgggaataaaatagCCCAGTTTAATTTCCAGATTTTGTAGTCTGGGTTTGCAGCCAGGAGCACACCGAGCCTTGAGAGCAGTGGCTCACAGTGGCTCCCCACCACTGCCCATTATTGCAGCTTGATTAGCCCGACTTTAATAATCCCAGCCTTGTGTGATGGGTCGCAATTGCTGCTGCTGATAATTTTTTAGGCAGCTAGTGCAGGTAGAGGAGAATTACATACTGCTGTTAAATTGggaaattaaaatgtatttttaaatcatacACTTCTCATGCACAGTTTATTTAGtaaaacttcattttcacaCACATATTTTATATGCAAAGTAATATGAAAGGTGCAAAGAAGAAAGGTTAACCCATATTGAAAATCTGTAAGTTTCTGAGTGATGGAGGCACTCAATAATGTTTAGAAAATATACTCTTTTGGAAAGCTCTTCCTCTTGCTCCTTTACAGAAAGCAGTGAAGATgatgctaaaaatattttttcacctCAGCTGTGGCCATAGTTTTAGTACTaacaagttttaaaatgttcacAGTCCCACTATAAGATATGTGCAGCTGCCCTCTTGCACAGTCAATCATTTCTATGGAAATTGATGGACAGCaaattgtattttcaaaactggacccctttctttttaatttgctaCAGAGAgaagataatttcttttcacattttgAATAAATGGAATACCTGTCCCAGAAACTTGACTGTCAACAGTCTCAGACTATTTTCACAGCTGTTCtaggaaaggcaaagaaaattattcctttttgtGAAAGTGTTTCTGGCTATGAGCACCAACCATGCCCAGATAAGGGTTCAAGAAATGCTTGGCTTAAATTTCAACAAACCTTTAGATCAGAGTCAGAGCCAAACTTGTAAATGGCATTAGGGTGGTGACAGCCCAGAGTGCTGAGCTGAAGAGTTCAGGCAAGCCCAGAGACTCTTGGAGAAGTGTACAGTACAAGCTGGAAGGATTTCCCTAAGGAATGAGCTGGACAGAGCTGGTCCAGCCTTCTagctgggagagaggaaatCATCAACCACTCCCTAATCTTCTGTGATGCAGGCTTTGCTTTCTTCATTCCCCTGCTCCAAGAAAGAATGAGAAGACAGGCAGAAGAATTTCGTACATATGCTACATTACATCTTTGATAGAAATGTGCTGATGTAGAAACCCAGTTCGACACATTCAGTCGTTCTTTAAATCTCATATTTGAATGGGTTGTTTTGATTTACACGGGCAAAACCTGATTTAAAATTGCAGAAGAAAGCCACAATGATTCTTCAGCACGGGTAATCAGGAAAGTTTGTTGCTCAGGAATGGTTGGTACCTGAGATAGTCCCTTGGGTTTCTATTCTGGGCAGCAAGTCCTCCATGAAAGAGCAAAAACTGCTGTCCCTCCTAGCAGCCCTGTGCAGTCCAGGATGCTTCCAGGAGGGAGGATTCACTGCTGCCCCAGGCTGTCCAAAGCAGAGGATCTCCAACAGTGACCTTCTGCAGAGTCAGACTTTTGGCTGGATGCTGCTTTTAAACTGCCAAGGTGCATTCTAAGTTAAAAAGGTTAtgaatatttctggttttgctcttAGCAACACCTTTCTGATCACATACATAAAGGGAAAACGGGTGCAGCTATGACCAAAGCTGATGCTAAAAGGGATTCCCATGATCTGGTTAGTTTTAGTTTTCCTCTGGCAAGCTTTTCACATTTGGTAGATACTCTCGAGGCTAATGCTTCTTTTGGGGTTAGTCTGTCACTTTGCTAATGCTGGTTCCTTCATCTAACTTTTCTCTCCTTCATCTTTAAAGGGAATTAAAATATGGAACAGTTTTGCATTCCCTGGAAATCATTGTCCTCCTCCCTAGGGCACGGGCCCGGCCACGTCAGGCACAGCACTGTCAGTGTCCTGGCACGGGGCGTTCTCCCAGCGCTGGCAGTGCCATCGCAGGGCACAGGGGTTAAGGACAGGACACAGCTCAATGGCCCTCCTCAGGTGTGCTTTCTTACAGAATTCCTTTGCTGCAAAGTAGTAGAAGAAGGCATCGAGGCAGCAGTTCAGGTTGGCAAATGTCATGGACACCTGGAGGAAGAGGCTGATGGCCTGCCTCATCCTGCAGCTGACGATCAGGTGCTGCCtcaccaggcactgcagcaggatGCCAAGGTGGACGGGGGTGAAGCACACCAGGAACACCACCAGGTTGATGACGATCACTCGCAATGAGCCGCTCTCTTCCACGCTCTTTTTGTCATGGGTTTTGTGATTCAGAAGAATCCAGATGGTTTGGGCAGAGCAGAAAACCATCACTGCAAGAGGGATCAGAAACCCAAACACTTCCACAGAAACAATGAAGGGCACACTCCACGTCTGGTCTGACATGTTGTGAAAGCATTTAATAGGTTCCTTCTTCTGAAACACATAAATTGGGATGCTGCAGATCCAAGCTGCTGCCCAGATGAAGCAGCAAATCACCACGGCCCACCTGGGGGACTGGTTAGCTCGACCTTCAAAGGGGTGCCTTATGCAGATGTACCTGTCCACGGTGATGCAGACGATGATGAAGATGCTGGTGTAGGTGTTGACGAAGTAAGGAGCCTGTatgagggagcagagcagcccaggcacCTTGGTGACAGAGTAGTACAGCTTTGGTGGCAgcgagagcagcagcaggatgtcTGCCAGCACCAGGCTGATCATGTACACCGAGGTCTTGGTCTGCTTTctccaaaagcagcagaacacAAACAGGGCCAGGCTGTTGAGAGCCAGCCCGAGGATGAAGGTGGGGATGGAGAGCCCCAGCTGCAGGCTCCATGCCAAGCTGTTGATGGCTGTAAAACTGCAATTCTCACTGCTGCTGGTCATTTCTGCCCTGAAATGACAAAGAAAGCAAGTTGGAAATGTGTAAGACTCACAGTTAATGCCATGATAAAGCCAAACCAAGATCCTTTCAAACACAGTTCTAGAATTTTTTGGTCTTGAGCTGGACATTTGGTCAGCCTTGTCTATTACAGAAAGTGAAACCTGCCAAGCACAGAGCTTTCTATTTCCAATTTGACTGGCTTGTTATGTCACAAAGGAGTCTGATTCTCAGGGGAAAGTAGTCAGCATCCACTGATTACCAGCCCATGGAAGAGACTCCAATTCAGATATTGAAGGGACTGACTCCTTCTaacatatattttcaaaaactCTGAAGACTACTGgctaattttaataatttgtacACCTGTTGAAATTTCCCTAACATATGTGCTTAGTTTTGATGCTATgcagaaattaatgaaattattattcCATATTAAGGTATGTTGATCTGATATCTGGGATAGCTCTTATATCTAAATCCTCATGCATCAGTAGCTTTTGCTGATGTGCTTTTACTGCACCCATATTTATATGATATTTTAGTTTCATACAGTGCTTATATCCaatgcagtattttaaaagGTCAGTTTAAGAAGACTGATCTTTTATCTAGGTGCAAAATGAGTAAGCGTATTTTTTCACTTGTGCTTAACTTTCAGCATTGTTTAAATCTGTGGTTAGCAGTTTAAATTTTAACTGATTATCTTAGACAATCCAGCAAAGATTAGCAAGTGGAAGCCATGACGTCTTCATAATGCAATTCTTAAACAAATTGATTTATCTTGAATGTTatcactgtttttaaaaatatacataggCTTTAACAAACTATGCCTTAAAAGTGCTTTTTATAATCTCTttaaatcaaaaccaaaaaaagtcCTAATAAAGCATAAGAAATTGGTAGTTGAAGTTCCCAGTCCAGTTCAGCCAACcaagtagctcaaaagaaattTTAGGAGTAAGTGAAGGTGTTTTAAAAAGAGTTTGATCAAGAGGAGAATCTTTGCTTTGGAGGATGACAAGTGACAGCTCTTAAGCACTGCCAAATGAATCTAAACTTTActaaagaaaccaaaaccaaagagtgaaagattttttttttttagtggctaaaataaaatatttaaaaaaaatatggagaaaCAGAGAACAGCTGAGGAGACAGCCTTGCATTTTGCCAACTCTTATACCACTAATTCCATAAGAATTCATTGACATTGTGCTGGAGGTCAGATGTGGGATGGCTTGTGGGAATCTGGGAGTGATAATGGAAATAATTGTATCTGAACACAAAATGCACTCAGAGTTTAACATGCTGCTATTAGTGAAACATTAATTTCCAGCTCAGACTACAGAAAGAACAGGCACATAAAGCTGAAGGTCCAGCCCAGCAGTTATTATGAGACATGGATGTTATCAGTGTGGCTGGAAAAGGTTCCGTCTAATCTATCTGTTGTAGGAAAGAGTGTCAAATGTGATTAAAGCAATTCTGTAACTGATGAGCTTAAGCTTCACGTGGatttataaagaaaactgcTAAATAAGTCTTTGAGAGCTCTTACCAGACCCTTATCTTTGATGAAGTGTCTGCTTTTTCATCtaagggaaaggcagaggatTTTAGGCACTTGCATTTCCGCAAAGTGTACTAGAAACAAGCGGCTAGCAGAAAAAGCAGGGTTTAGAACAAGGGCTCTTCAGTAGGCAGGGAAATGGTTGTCTGAAAGCTGGTGAGGATTACAAACAGACTGGATGGGGTTGTTAAGGGACTGAGACTGTCCTTGGCTGTGTGACCCGCTGTAGGAGTGAGGGTCACCtctggggaggggctgggtgtcactgtcacccacAGAGAGCTGGACAGAGCCACCTGAGCTGGGCGTCACAGCGCTGCAACTCAGgaaacagcaaaaggaaagcTGGATGTTATCACTGGATTTATCTGTCAGAAATGagagcaaaagggaaaaacttCCTTTGGTCATCAAGGTGAGGTTAAATCAGCCCACTTGAGCCAGCAATATGTGGCAGCTACTTGGAAAATCACATGTTTGTGGTGTGTGAGAAGTGAGAAAATCACACAGAAcatggagctgagctggtgcagtgtgtgcaggggctCACTCTGGGCAGATGCTGCTGTCACCGAGGGGCAGGACAGGGAAGGGGACATGGGAACACCAGCTTTAGTGTGAGCACGGGTGTCCTGTGGCCAAGGGCACCCACCACCTGGGGAGAACATCAGGTGACAGGAAACATTTTGGGGTAGTGACACACCTGTCAACCCAGCACTTGGTGTCCTTTGTAAATGTATCAGAAAACTGTGCATGATGACTCTTCAAAGTCTGAGGTTTGGTAGAGGTGTAGAAGAAGGGATTACAAGTGACCTCAGCCCTGATAAATCACAGTTGTACTAATTACCAAAGAAGAAGAGCCTTGCCCTCAATGCGTGGAAGCTGTGACTAATAAAGATAAGTGTGACAAAAGGGGTGGGTTGGccagtcagggagagcctggaggaagaagaggagccCGAGGAAGAAGGAATGATCCAGAGAGACTcaaagaagaacaaaacaagGAGGAGAGTTGCTGCTGCAGAAGATCTGCCGTGAGGTCAGTCTGGGTCTGATAGAGTTGGAGCCTGCAGTCACACTCAAGCTAGGTATGACTTGCAGTCATATTCCAGCAGGGATAGCCAGCAGCCAGAGCCTGCCAGAGAAGCCAACAGAAGAAGGTTGCTGTAGTCAGAGTCAGGATGGATAAGCTCTAAAGAATAAACCAGAACCCTTTTCATGTTATTGAATCAGAGTCTGTGTCTTGGCTCATTTCTACCCCTAGTGTCTGCTGCAACAGTTTGGTGCTACTTTCATTGCACCATTAGCTCACCAAATACCTTTTCTGTAGAATTCATTGATACTGAATTACATGTAGCATTACTCCAGACAATGATTCATTTCAAGAAAAGAGCCTTTAAATTGATAATTGTCTGATTGTCAAAAATATGGTGGTTTTTTTATCACTTAATGTCTCAAATCTAAACTTCACATTTTGAGTAATCCGTGGGAATTGTGCAACTATTCCAGACTAAGTGACGTTTGCTTAGGGTTCACTTGAAGAATCATTTTCCTTGACAAATAACCTTGCAGTCATTTCATAAGCATCATCTTTACTGCATTGTCCAAATTATTAGTAAAAGTACTGCTAATACTCATCCTGAAAGATACTGAACTGTACTGGAGACATCTTTCCTACAGAGCAGACACTGATTAGAATCTCAGTGGGTACCACGAATCATACAGAAGTTTCATACTGCTCATGTTTCCTTTGCTTATGAGAAGTTCTTTAGAGGTAGTGTGTGAAGCCTGTTTCCCCCTCCTACAGCCCCATCTCCCTTTGCTGACGGGTTCACAGAGGAAGTCAAATTACTTCTATTTCAGTCATTCTCAGATTAATCTCTGCAGATTTTTACTTACCACTGACTTGAGTTCTGCATGCTTACAAACAGATTCTTTGGTGGGAAATTCCAATGTTTTTTCCAAATACTAAAGCCAGGATTACAGATCTAGTTTTTCCAACCCTTCCTCTCCACCTTCTTAAGAGAGGTACCACGTTTGCTCTTTTCCAGTCTTCCGAGGAAAATTTCTGTcttcaacagatttttttaaggaatcTCCTGTGGCTCTAGGATTGTTTCAGATAACTCCTAGAAACCAAAAGATAATATAAGAACCTGTAATTAACAGTACTGAGGAGAGTGTGCCTTAGCTGGTCCAGCCTCTGTGTTGTCGCTGCTCCATTTGGCCTCAGTTTCTCCTGCTGAGGATTTTTCCACTTCCTTTGAACTCATTAAATATTAATTGGGTTTTGCCATAGCAGGAGCTTCTGGTTTAGTGAGCAGCAAAGCTGTTCAGACCTAGGAAATGAACAGCAAGGTTTTACAGGAATAGCTCCACTaggttttttttgcagtagAGCAGAATTCATGAATGGTTTCCTCTTTGCAGCTTGGACCTGAGTTAATCTGGCTCTAGCTGGGATTCACAGAAATCTGTACGAGATCACAGGTTAGAGATGTTACACTAAGGATGTTCTTATCCATGAAAGTTTCATTAGCAGAAACATGCTTTGTTTATATCTATTTCCTAGAACATTATTTatgttaaatataatttattctcTTGTGGATGCACTAGAGAAGAGTAAGATGGTTCAGTGCAATGAGCAGCAGGTCCCACTCCTGTATTTCATCTGCATGGATATACATGTATTTCATTTGCAGCTGGATAATTTcttaccattttttttctaaatattttgattATAACAGAATAGATTTATATTTATCACTAAAGCAGAAATCTTTCTTCTCTAAGCTAAACAAAACAATGTTTGAGCTTATTGTTTGAACTTTCTAAGTAACAATCATCTAAGCAGCTTAAAAACAGTGTCTACAATCAATGCTGCTACTAAATTGTTGGCAAAATTAAAG includes the following:
- the GPR55 gene encoding G-protein coupled receptor 55, encoding MQNSSQWAEMTSSSENCSFTAINSLAWSLQLGLSIPTFILGLALNSLALFVFCCFWRKQTKTSVYMISLVLADILLLLSLPPKLYYSVTKVPGLLCSLIQAPYFVNTYTSIFIIVCITVDRYICIRHPFEGRANQSPRWAVVICCFIWAAAWICSIPIYVFQKKEPIKCFHNMSDQTWSVPFIVSVEVFGFLIPLAVMVFCSAQTIWILLNHKTHDKKSVEESGSLRVIVINLVVFLVCFTPVHLGILLQCLVRQHLIVSCRMRQAISLFLQVSMTFANLNCCLDAFFYYFAAKEFCKKAHLRRAIELCPVLNPCALRWHCQRWENAPCQDTDSAVPDVAGPVP